Proteins from a genomic interval of Youhaiella tibetensis:
- a CDS encoding ABC transporter ATP-binding protein has product MDKTLAISDLKLAFKSYSGLSEVLHGISLDIAPGETVALVGESGSGKSVTARIILGLLQRLPNARISGQVMFDGRDLEKLSEAERYALRGTAMSMIFQDPTSALNPVFTIDVLFHEVLKRRDPSISAHEARVKARAALEEVAITEPERVLQSYSFQLSGGMNQRVMIAMALANEPKLLLADEPGTALDVTVQAQTLKLMADLVERHGTSVLFISHNLGVVREFADRVYVIYKGRIVETGPTAALFDNPEHPYTRALLRAVPRITGGGIPDISEDTGDFFAPMVVHS; this is encoded by the coding sequence ATGGACAAGACGCTCGCGATCTCCGACCTCAAGCTGGCCTTCAAGTCCTATTCCGGGCTCTCCGAAGTGCTGCACGGCATTTCGCTCGACATCGCGCCGGGCGAGACCGTGGCGCTGGTGGGCGAGTCCGGTTCGGGCAAGTCGGTGACGGCCCGCATCATCCTTGGTCTCCTGCAGCGGCTGCCGAACGCCCGGATCTCGGGACAGGTCATGTTCGATGGCCGCGATCTCGAAAAGCTCAGCGAAGCCGAGCGCTACGCGCTGCGCGGCACCGCCATGTCGATGATCTTCCAGGACCCGACATCGGCGCTCAATCCGGTCTTCACCATCGACGTGCTGTTCCACGAGGTGCTCAAGCGCCGCGATCCTTCGATCTCGGCGCACGAGGCGCGGGTCAAGGCGCGGGCGGCGCTGGAGGAGGTGGCGATCACCGAGCCCGAGCGCGTGCTGCAAAGCTACAGCTTCCAGCTCTCGGGCGGCATGAACCAGCGCGTGATGATTGCAATGGCCCTGGCCAACGAGCCCAAGCTCCTGCTCGCCGACGAGCCCGGCACTGCGCTCGACGTGACAGTCCAGGCGCAGACGCTCAAACTGATGGCGGACCTTGTCGAACGGCATGGCACCTCGGTGCTGTTCATCTCGCACAATCTCGGCGTCGTTCGCGAATTCGCCGACCGTGTCTATGTGATCTACAAGGGCCGGATCGTCGAGACCGGGCCGACCGCGGCCCTCTTCGACAATCCGGAACATCCCTACACCAGGGCGCTGCTGCGGGCGGTGCCTCGCATCACCGGCGGCGGCATTCCCGACATTTCAGAAGACACGGGCGACTTCTTCGCGCCGATGGTGGTGCACTCATGA
- a CDS encoding ABC transporter permease: MSRTLYILMRNPLSLVGIVLIGLVVFAAIFADFITPFPEHVGAVVDFTNFNQPPHWPNIFGTDLVGRDLFTRVIFAFRTSLLLAVVVLTIAVPIGVVIGLIAGYTGGWVDYVLMRITDVFLSIPPLVLAMSIMGLLEPSLTNGMLAVTAMWWPWYTRLVYNIVRSEREEGYVLAAEVVGASRWHIMFREILPNCVPAIITKMTLDCGFVILIASSLSFLGLGVQPPTPDLGSMVAEGANYLPDSWWLTVFPGLAILIAVFGFNLLGDALRDILGSES, translated from the coding sequence GTGAGCCGCACGCTTTACATTCTCATGCGCAATCCGCTTTCGCTGGTGGGCATCGTGCTCATTGGCCTGGTGGTCTTTGCCGCAATCTTCGCCGATTTCATCACGCCGTTCCCCGAGCATGTCGGGGCGGTGGTGGACTTCACCAATTTCAACCAGCCTCCGCATTGGCCGAACATTTTCGGCACTGACCTGGTCGGGCGCGATCTCTTCACGCGCGTGATCTTCGCCTTCCGCACCTCGCTGCTGCTGGCGGTGGTGGTGCTGACGATCGCGGTGCCGATCGGCGTCGTGATCGGGCTCATCGCCGGCTACACGGGCGGCTGGGTCGACTACGTCCTGATGCGCATCACCGACGTTTTCCTCTCGATCCCGCCGCTGGTGCTGGCCATGTCGATCATGGGCCTGCTCGAGCCGTCGCTGACCAACGGCATGCTGGCGGTCACGGCCATGTGGTGGCCGTGGTACACGCGCCTCGTCTACAACATCGTGCGGTCCGAGCGTGAAGAGGGCTATGTGCTCGCCGCCGAAGTCGTCGGTGCCTCGCGCTGGCACATCATGTTCCGCGAAATCCTGCCGAACTGCGTGCCGGCGATCATCACCAAGATGACGCTCGATTGCGGCTTCGTCATACTCATCGCGTCATCGCTGTCCTTCCTCGGCCTCGGCGTGCAGCCGCCGACCCCGGACCTGGGTTCGATGGTCGCCGAAGGCGCCAATTACCTGCCGGATAGCTGGTGGCTGACGGTATTCCCGGGGCTGGCCATCCTCATCGCGGTGTTCGGCTTCAACCTGCTCGGCGATGCCCTGCGCGACATCCTGGGGAGCGAATCCTGA
- a CDS encoding ATP-binding cassette domain-containing protein, which translates to MSEPILSIRNLTKTFDVNGQEVKAVADVSFDVMPGECLAVVGESGSGKSTIANMVLGIYGPTAGSMIFEGTELPAKRDLPHRRAIQLVQQNPLSALNPRRTVGASLRLALDVHNIGERSGRSRRVGELLEEVGLPADFAKRRPASLSGGQRQRVAIARALACQSRLVVLDEPTSALDVLVQARVLKLLDDLRKARGLTYIFITHDLSVVRNIADRMAVFERGRLVELGDTARIFSAPEHPYTRKLIGAVPVVTTDELELRDRLIHD; encoded by the coding sequence ATGAGCGAGCCCATCCTTTCCATCCGGAACCTGACCAAGACCTTCGACGTCAACGGCCAAGAGGTGAAGGCCGTCGCCGATGTGTCGTTCGACGTCATGCCGGGCGAGTGCCTGGCGGTGGTGGGCGAGTCCGGTTCGGGCAAGTCCACAATAGCCAACATGGTGCTCGGCATCTACGGGCCGACTGCCGGCTCGATGATATTCGAGGGCACTGAGCTTCCCGCGAAGCGCGACCTGCCGCATCGGCGGGCGATCCAGCTCGTGCAGCAGAACCCGCTCTCGGCGCTCAACCCGCGCCGGACCGTCGGCGCCTCGCTGCGGCTGGCGCTCGATGTCCACAATATCGGCGAGCGCTCCGGGCGCAGCAGGCGCGTCGGCGAGCTGCTCGAGGAGGTCGGCCTGCCGGCCGATTTCGCCAAGCGGCGTCCGGCCAGCCTTTCGGGCGGGCAACGGCAGCGCGTGGCCATCGCCCGGGCGCTGGCCTGCCAATCGCGGCTGGTCGTGCTCGACGAGCCGACCTCGGCGCTCGACGTCCTGGTGCAGGCGCGCGTCCTGAAACTCCTCGACGATCTGAGGAAGGCGAGGGGGCTCACCTACATCTTCATCACGCATGACCTTTCGGTCGTCCGCAACATTGCAGACCGCATGGCCGTGTTCGAACGGGGCCGGCTGGTGGAGCTGGGCGACACCGCCCGGATCTTCAGCGCGCCGGAGCACCCCTATACCCGCAAGCTCATCGGGGCTGTCCCCGTGGTCACCACCGACGAGCTCGAACTGAGAGACAGACTGATCCATGACTAA
- a CDS encoding GAF domain-containing protein, giving the protein MTNPTNPHAAFAAELAKVSGQPQVAYKALHELTNRVIGTRLFTILGLDYDAGVMRRQYSDNLDLYPVPGADPIGDTIWEQTIIGKREPLVLNSAAELAAVLPEYPKLEALGCKSMLNLPIVVFGTSIGTLNMLNVEGHFTAERVAEAYALTAAAATCLLMSKENANG; this is encoded by the coding sequence ATGACTAATCCGACCAATCCGCACGCCGCTTTCGCCGCCGAACTGGCAAAGGTCAGCGGCCAGCCGCAGGTCGCCTACAAGGCCCTGCACGAGCTTACCAACCGGGTGATCGGAACCAGGCTCTTCACCATCCTCGGCCTAGACTACGACGCCGGCGTGATGCGTCGCCAGTACTCGGACAATCTCGATCTCTACCCGGTGCCGGGCGCAGACCCCATCGGCGATACGATCTGGGAGCAGACCATCATCGGCAAGCGCGAGCCGCTGGTGCTCAACTCGGCCGCCGAGCTGGCCGCCGTTCTGCCCGAATATCCCAAGCTCGAAGCTTTGGGCTGCAAGTCCATGCTCAACCTGCCCATCGTCGTCTTCGGGACCTCGATCGGCACGCTCAACATGCTCAACGTTGAAGGCCACTTCACTGCCGAACGCGTGGCCGAGGCCTATGCCCTGACGGCTGCCGCCGCCACGTGCCTGCTGATGTCGAAAGAGAATGCCAATGGCTAA